In one window of Phalacrocorax aristotelis chromosome W, bGulAri2.1, whole genome shotgun sequence DNA:
- the LOC142049730 gene encoding DNA-binding protein RFX2-like produces the protein MNDEEHKGTLPRDQLITLCKYEPILKRMRDCDHILYQALVEILIPDVLRPVPSTLTQAVGNFAKSLEGWLMNAMSELPPEIVRAKVGVVSAFAQTLQSYASLNRLAQAARAVLQNTSQINQMLGDLNRVDFTNVQEQASWVCQCEEGMVQKLERDFKLTLQQQSSLDQWASWLDNVVTQVLKHHEGTPSFPKAARQVLLKWSFYSSMVIRDLTLRSAASFGSFHLIRLLYDEYMFYLVEHYVAQATGERPTAVMGEFGDLTPLSPTPLDKDDMSDLGSEVDTESRSMGEPLVKRERSDPGYSLQEI, from the exons atgaa CGACGAAGAACACAAAGGGACCCTCCCAAGAGATCAGCTGATCACTCTGTGCAAATACGAACCCATCCTCAAACGGATGAGAGACTGTGATCACATCCTGTACCAGGCCCTGGTGGAGATTCTCATCCCAGACGTGCTCAGGCCGGTGCCCA GCACGCTTACACAAGCAGTTGGTAATTTTGCCAAGAGTTTGGAAGGGTGGCTGATGAACGCAATGAGTGAACTTCCCCCCGAGATTGTCCGGGCCAAG GTGGGGGTAGTGAGTGCCTTTGCGCAGACGTTACAGAGCTACGCATCGCTGAACCGCCTGGCTCAGGCCGCCCGTGCGGTGCTGCAGAACACTTCCCAGATAAACCAGATGCTCGGCGATCTCAATCGGGTCGACTTCACCAACGTGCAG GAGCAAGCCTCGTGGGTGTGCCAGTGCGAGGAAGGCATGGTACAGAAGCTGGAGCGGGATTTCAAGctcactctgcagcagcagagttctCTGGACCAGTGGGCTAGCTGGCTGGATAATGTTGTTACTCAAGTCCTGAAGCATCACGAAGGCACTCCCAGCTTCCCCAAGGCAGCCAGACAGGTCTTGCTGAAATGGTCTTTCTAtag CTCCATGGTTATCCGGGACCTCACCTTGcgcagtgctgccagctttgGTTCCTTCCACCTGATTCGCCTGCTCTATGATGAATATATGTTTTATCTGGTAGAGCATTATGTTGCCCAGGCAACAGGGGAGAGGCCGACTGCTGTAATGGGAGAG tttggtGACCTCACACCTCTGTCTCCAACACCGCTGGACAAAG ATGACATGAGTGACCTGGGCAGCGAGGTGGACACAGAATCCCGGAGCATGGGGGAGCCGCTGGTGAAACGGGAACGCAGCGACCCTGGCTACTCGCTGCAGGAGATCTGA
- the LOC142049731 gene encoding LOW QUALITY PROTEIN: la-related protein 6-like (The sequence of the model RefSeq protein was modified relative to this genomic sequence to represent the inferred CDS: inserted 1 base in 1 codon) yields the protein MSSGSSGVASGLASQPSCSTPQLEQRSSFPARHLLPPQSRSLTLLSQEDFLRSFNGSFSDVSDVWGADLLDCSSSTPDPQLVRRIVSQVEFYLSDENLAKDAFLLKHVQKKKMGFVSIKLLTSFKKVKYLTRDWRLTLYALQFSELLEVNKEGTKVRRRVPLPECLRSFSPSKLLLAWELLPPIQNNFMGTIVSMFSPYGAIVSIRILRPGRKLPSDVRKYTSLFPELLRKRCALVEYDRLGSARRAFEHLGRRSHRCGESIRVVWLCWKVSKKEPQNKREVAKKLVHQCDWKVQAAATIFPYGIGGSLLYRSPESGNAPVSPSLLLNTEPSAPTCPCSTFQPRDFSNTFTRSLLTRKVFPPLGMGLGTGGCHGFRSRREWPHGCGWGSGVDTWAPRGSRPALHATPPPRNSLAGNRVPEPLGLRGGVLRLPXGPDGTKGFSSSTGRGKLTLRH from the exons ATGTCATCAGGTAGTTCTGGGGTGGCCTCAGGGCTcgcttcccagcccagctgcagcacccctcaGCTGGAACAAAGGAGTTCCTTCCCGGCGCGGCATCTCCTTCCACCGcagagccgctcgctcaccctgCTCAGCCAGGAGGACTTCTTAAGAAGCTTCAACGG gagcttCTCTGATGTAAGTGATGTTTGGGGGGCTGACCTGTtggactgcagctcctccaccccCGACCCGCAGCTGGTCCGCAGGATTGTGTCCCAGGTGGAGTTCTACCTTTCTGATGAGAACCTGGCCAAggatgctttccttctgaaacatgtcCAAAAGAAGAAGATGGGCTTTGTCAGCATCAAACTGCTGACATCCTTCAAGAAG GTGAAATACCTGACGCGTGACTGGCGGCTCACACTCTACGCCCTGCAGTTCTCGGAGCTGCTGGAAGTGAACAAGGAGGGCACCAAAGTGAGGCGGCGGGTCCCCCTGCCCGAGTGCCTGCGGAGCTTCTCCcccagcaaactgctgctggcctgggagctgctgccgccGATCCAGAATAACTTCATGGGGACCATCGTGAGTATGTTCAGCCCCTATGGTGCCATTGTATCCATCCGCATCCTGCGGCCGGGCCGCAAGCTGCCCTCGGATGTGCGGAAATACACGTCGCTCTTCCCCGAGCTGCTGAGAAAGCGCTGTGCCCTGGTGGAGTACGATAGGCTGGGGAGCGCCCGCAGGGCCTTTGAGCACCTCGGCCGCCGAAGCCACCGGTGCGGTGAGAGCATCAGggtggtctggctctgctggaaggtCTCCAAGAAGGAACCTCAGAACAAGAGGGAGGTGGCGAAGAAGCTGGTTCACCAGTGCGATTGGAAGGTGCAGGCGGCGGCCACGATCTTCCCCTATGGCATTGGGGGCTCCCTGCTCTACCGCTCTCCGGAGTCAGGCAATGCTCCAGTGTCACCGTCCCTGCTCCTGAACACGGAACCCTCGGCACCCACCTGCCCATGCAGCACCTTCCAGCCCAGGGACTTCAGCAACACCTTTACAAGATCGCTCCTTACCAGGAAAGTCTTCCCCCCACTCGGGATGGGCTTGGGCACCGGTGGCTGCCACGGCTTCCGCTCCAGGAGGGAGTGGCCCCATGGCtgcggctgggggagcggggtggaTACGTGGGCACCCAGGGGCAGCAGGCCTGCTCTGCATGCCACACCTCCTCCCAGAAATTCCCTGGCAGGAAATCGGGTGCCTGAGCCCCTTGGCCTGCGGGGTGGGGTGCTTCGCCTCC ATGGCCCTGATGGCACCaagggcttcagcagcagcacgggGAGAGGAAAGCTCACCCTCCGGCACTGA